The Garra rufa chromosome 20, GarRuf1.0, whole genome shotgun sequence genome contains the following window.
taaatcagaaattgaaaaccagacacgtttaacatttgcattcaacaaaaatcattcaacaagtgtattttgtcacgtaattatgacatttaaccaatgtttgagatatgtgaaacacttttttttactgaaatgtgtatcagtaataatctcagtaataatgttattttaaaaaaagactaaaattttttgactaaaccaaGACTAAAATATAtagagttcttttttgactaaaactagactaaaattaaaagtcttttagtcgactaaaacttgactaagataccttgagttttcttttgactaaaactagactaaaatgacgagacttttagtcgactaaaacttgactaacaaaaaaagatatgtgaatgactaaatatgactaaaactaacaaggacatttggcacaagactaagactaaattaaaaataggtgacgaaattaacactactccctactccataacgtcaaagcaaaaataggtttttaacatttgtgtaaatttattaaaaagaaaaaactgaaaaggtcccgttgcataagtattcatacccttttctgagacactcgaaatttagctcaggagcattcatattgcttctagatgttactacacttcgagtggagttaaactgtggcaaattcatttgaatgagtctgatttagaaaaggtctaacagctgaaaatgcatatcagagcaaaacccaagtcctgaggtcaagataactgcctgtagagctcagtgacagacttgcgttaaggcaatgatctagggaagagttcagaaaaaaatctgctgcattgaaggttcacagaagcatgtagcctccgttatccataatggaagacgactggaacaactaggactctagaaaatgtctgccagcccccatccaagctgacagagcttgagaggtgagaaGGTGAGGCTAAGAATGGCAGAtgattgccaaatgcagatgtgcaaagcttgtcacatcatacccaaaaagacttgaggctgtaaaggtgcttcaactatgtactgagttaagggtatgaatacttatgcaatctacttatttcagtgttttatttttaataaatttgtaaaatttgcaaatctggtttttgctttgtcattgttatggtgtatggagtgtaaactgatgtggggaaaaaccaatttaaagcagtttaacataatgctgcgacaaaacaaaatgtgacaaaaatgaaggggtatgaatacttttgcaaggcactgtgtgTGAAGTTTTCATTTAGCTGGAAATTTAAACTGAAACTGAGGttgaattactttttttctttttaagtttCAACTCTGATCAATTGTTTGATCAATTCCTTGTGGTAAAGTCAGCAATGAGTCTCAATAATTCAGCGGAACTCATTTTTCTCCCCCCTGACATTCTGCGCAtcactaaaatgtttttaattcatTGACAAAGCTGTTAGTAGATTCTCGCTGACACAAAAGAGAGTGTTTCTGTAAACCGCCGAGTGAGTGCGTTTATCATTATCAGAATGACTAAATATCGGCCAGTTAATCGGCTTGCTAATATATCAGTCTGTCAACTTGTTACTGAGCTTCTATGTTGTAGCTGACAATTGCAGATCTGAAACTACTGCATCAGTGTTTTCTTTTGTTGCCTGTTTTTGACATTTCATTTCAGTGAACATTGTGCAAACTAAATAGCCTCAGCCTGTGCTAAATAAACTGTCCTACACTAAAAACCCTGGTAACAGCATTAACATCCTTGGGAAATGACTTAAAGAGGACATATATTGTGACTGTGAGGAAGTGGTAGGCAGTGTTTTGTTCACAAGACAAGTATCAGTTCCTGAGAATCCAAGGAAAATGTCACTGATATTTTTGGATTTTTCCACTTTGTTTTCATAGACACTGCTGCCATACAGTTCATCTGGACTATGTAACAACACAGCCTCCGAATATTACGTCAAAGACCTGAGACTGTGCTGCAGTAGATGCAAAGCAGGTAGGTCATCAATGAGAGCATAGGAAAGAACATTTGTGTTCATAAACTGATTTCTTGttattaggggtgtgtgatatgaccATTTTTGATTGTGGACGATTAAAACGTCTCCGGGATCTGCTTTTAAATAAGAAGTGCTTCAAAGCCTTGCTGGTAAAACaacgttttttttcttttgaaagacTGTCAAACAGTGCCTGATTACTGGACAAAGCTATCTTTGGTGTCTGATTCGCTAATACTTTACAAAAACACGCAAGAATTACATAtaagttggttatgtctaaagtggaAGTAAACCGTTGAGAGAAAAACAGATGCCTGcagctcttaaaggagtagttcactttgagaacaaaaatttacagataatgtactgaacccttgtcatccaagatgttcatgtctttcttcagtcgataggaaatagttttttgagaaaaacttttcaggatttctctccatataatggacttctatggtgccccagagtttgaacttccaaaatgcagtttaaatgcagctttgaaggactctaaatgatcccagccgaggaagaagggtcttatctagcgaaatgattggttattttctaaaaacatttacaatttatatactttttaatctctacacagagtacacacagagctatacaagatgagcatttgaggttaaagagtatataaattgtctttttttcttttctttttttttttttttagaaaataagcaatcattttactagataagacccttctttccttggctttgatcgtttacagccctttgaagctgcatttaaactgcattttggaagttcaaactcgggggcaccatagaagtccattatatggagagaaatcctgaaatgttttcctcaaaaacataatttccttacgactgaagaaagaaagacatgaacatcttggatgacaagggggtgagtacattatctgtaaatttttgttctgaaagtgaactactcctttaaagcgacagaactaaacatgctgccgattgtcattaaagggacagtgcaCCCCAAAATTGAGTCACCTACGCTTCACTCtctatgaatttttttttgtgtgttggaCACAAAAGTTCTCACTTTGatagtgagaaaaaaataaataaaatgctattgAAGTAACAGtttttggttacccacattattcaaaataagttttaagttcaacatgttttatgtttaaaaaaattggagagtgagtaaatgaaaaCAGTATTGTCATTTTTGGGGCAGAGTAtgctaataaaaacaaaaaaacacaaaggaaaatcactcattgctcttgactgaagaacttaaATATAGttgctttaaaggagtagttcactttcagagcaaaaatttacaaatcatgtactcacccccttgtcatccaagatgtttgtgtctttctttcttcagtcgtaaggaaattatgtttttgaggaaaacatttcaggatttctctccatataatggacttctatggtgcccccgagtttgaacttccaaaatgcagtttgaaatggctctaaacaatcagagccgaggaaagaagggtcttttctagcaaaacgattggttattgggatcatttagagcctgcattaaactgcatttggaagttcaaactcgggggcaccatagaagtccactatatgaacttgtaaaatagtaaaaccaacatgacaaagaatcgtgatgaaaaatcgtgatatgatatttttgccatatcgcccacccctgcTTGTTATTTACGAGGCAGAACTACCACTGTTTGTGTGATGTTTTGAAGAAActtgtatttacatttattctagGTACTCATCTGGCCGTCAAGTGCACTAGTAATTCAGACACCATCTGTGAACCCTGCCAAGATGGACATTACTCAGACAAAGTAAACCATTTTGAAAACTGTTTCTCCTGTGCAAAGTGTAGAGATGGTGAGTTGACTATTTAATAAAACACTCCACAGTCACAAAGAGTTGTTTTAGTATTACTCTGGAATTGGTATACATCTAAAAGAAATGGCTCACCCCAGATCCTCTGATCCgaacattttttttatcaaatactgCTTTGGGAAACAACAAAATGAGAAGTTTAGGACCTCAGTTTTCTGTTCAATGAAAGAAGCAGAAAACCAGAAGCTTTTAAGATacaaaaatgacaaagaaaaaaaacattactaaatTTCAAGTATATTCTTTCGTTAAATCCTCATTTGTGCAATCTGAGTATATACATATaatgccgttcaaaagtttgggatcagtaagtaatgtttttaatgttttttgtttttttttaagaagtttcttatgctcatcaaggctgtgtttattgaatcaaaaaaataaatattattacaatgcaaaATAACATTAGATGtattaaatatgcattaaaattttattcctgtgatcaaagctgaattttcagcatcattactccagtattcagtgtcaaatgatccttcagaaatcagtctaatatgatgatttattatcagtgttggaaacactaGTGAAGCGtaatatttttttgcactctgtgatacttttttatattttaataaataaaaagtaaaaaaaacagcatttatttaaaatagtaatcttttctaacaacatacactgtcatttaaaagtttggggtcggtaaatttttttatttttaatttttttaaagaaattaatagttttatttagcaaggatgtgttgatAGCAAAGACTACctttgctgttcttttaaactttttattcatcaaaaaatcttgaaaaaagtatcacagattccaaacaaaatatttggcagcacaactgtttccatcattgatcatttttataataaatcagcatattgaaatgatttttgaaagtgacacttaagactggagcgATGGCCGATGAATAAATtcggaataaattagattttaaagaatgttaaaCTAGAAACCATAATTTGATATTGttataaaatttcacaatattacttttaataaacttaattttcattgttagtttatgttaactaaaatagttaactaatgttaacaaatggaatTTTATAGAATTTATTGACTTAACATGTTGCTGTTCATTTCTTCTGGTTAGTGAAAGGACTGATGTATGGGACAGAGTGCTCTGCTGATACCAAAGCTGTTTGCATTTGCAAGCCCGGGATGTTCTGTTTTAAGACTAATTTCAATCAAGGATGTGAGGAATGTAAAAAATATAGATCCTGCAAACCTGGTGAATATGTCTCCAGGGAAGGTAAGAGGCAAAATAATCTAAAACCACTCTACACAAACACTAATACATTTGTTTGGGCCTAATGCATTAAGTTTATGTCTGTGTTAACTCATTTAAAGTGATGAAATTTGCTGTCTATTCTGAGAGAATAGAAAAATATTGATGAATCATTAGACTTTTGTCGAATAAAATGCTCTTTAGATTACAAATGCGCCCCTCCTTGTAATATCTGTACTCACTAAAACCACAAGAAGTTAGTCATTTCCAATTGATGGCTATTTGGAAGTATCTTTTTGTCCCAAACAATTTATCTAGTCAAGTACCTCAAGTCATTTGATGCATTATTTGAACTCTTGTTTTAATAGGCCAATTATACagttggtcaaaagtttacactagggctgcaactaacgattattttaataatcgattaatctgtcgattattttttcgattaatcgatgaatcggataaaaaaccaagggatttacaaccctttattcaaaaacagaactaaaatctttagaaagtgcactaacatgttgctccttgaactgttataataataataataaaataaaaatggactaacacaaaaaacatacacatgtatgctttacatctgccaaatatatagactaaataaactaaaattactatccgtcaagacagcggcttgctgtggtgtacatgctgcatttcccatcaagaagcctctcaaattaaattcctcagtgcgcattaaaaaagtcatgtgactttgcacgctggaacgggataacttgactaactttctgctacattcattctgccatggcggtgtttagtgtcctgccatcagcagcgaccagctggaagagttccgcattcaaatgcacgcaaaactggcctcaaagccccagcaaaagtaattaccatgaatgtgtcaaggcaaaaattaagaaaatattcgaattacttattaataaactagtattttctgattcagtgttgcaaagatgaaactgacgatcctgccatctgctcattaatgcctaatgcatctttatggattagctaatgaaagagttttgttttcgattttaattatttcgttttatagtaaaataataatttaaagctttctatagatattgtgtttgtgaggcaattacctgggtttcggttaattattgtgaagcgctcctgtttaaaccaaagatatcaagcgtattctgtttgttttctttaagagcacattttgttgatactgttagtagtagtacacacaaactaaggtagaccctttacagttccggcccgggtggtaaattactcttacctttatgagcaaaaaattccacattgcactggcgtctccatgcgctgcaaagcgcgcttctctccgcacaaactttggatttatattgattgaatgattaaactaatattgtgatatgtttaagttttttatatcaatggatattaatttaaatcgcgatgaattaagcaggcttttgatctgtctgccgctgtttgctagtataactttaaaaaacaaaaacttgaatttaacaaacaaaaagtgttccaaatatatctctaaattaactttataaactaaaggaacgaaaataaatgtaatcactttgctattaaaatcagcagctgtgtaatgaggaagagaaagagaaaaaaagacagtcggactggaaattcagtcggccaaaaattgatgagctgtcggacaattttacaaggaatgtttgtttaataacctatataatattcttaggctactttcttaattaaatatattatttctttgatttattttagcgttttttggctgcttgttagctgactgaagtgtaggctatacctataaaaaaaacaacgtgccaccgtcacagccctattcaaaactgagacgatttcacctcagcagagctcctctttctccttacggttgtggtatgttttcgacacattatacagacagacagtgttacaaaaactatagaagtagttttctccatccccactatccaacgacccgtacaccagctgttttgcgatcgagcattggctgctgtgaaagtacgctagccaaagtaggcttaaatatcaaacgtttgatataaatcggggcagcatatatatataatgtagaaacggtgctttatgctcaaattttccagttttgcgcatatgttaaatttgcatttttggatggaaacacagtttatgaggtgccgaactctgctggcatcagtgcgggagagagaccgaatgtgtccactccgctctgcgctcaatttttttaaatatatataataacaaccaaatgtctctgggtcgcgcgacacaacgaatcgattatgaaattcgttgccaacgcttttagtaatcgatttttatcgattttatcgattcgttgttgcagccctagtttacaccccctttcagaatctgctaaatgttaattaatttaccgaaataagagggatcatacaaaatgcatgttattgtttatttagtgctgacctgaacaaGACATTTCACAATAAAGGGCTTTACATCTAGTCCACACGagagaataatagttgaatttataaaaatgaccctgttcaaaagtttacctgaatgatccacacctgtgttttttttttattagtaatagttctttatgagtcccttgtttgtcctgaacagttaaattacctgctgttcttcagaaaaatcctccaggtctcAGAAATTCTtcgtttttccagcattttttgtgttttgaaccctttctaacaatgacggtatgattttgagattttgggactcatatgcaactattacaaaaggtttaaatgctcactgatgctccagaatgaaaaaacatgcattaagagccgggggtgaaaacttttgaacagaatggagatgtgtacatttttcttattttgcctaaatgtcatattttttcatttagtactgcccttcaggggctacagaagatgcttacatgttcaccagaagacaaaataataaaatttaccctgatcctcaaattcTCTTAATGCttttaatatatgttttttttcttctggagcatcagtgagtgtttgaaccttctgtaatagttgcatatgaattcctcagttgtcctcagtgtgaaaagatggatctcaaagtcatacagtcattgctggaaagggttcaaatacacaaaaatgctggaaaaccaaataatgaagaacagcatgcagtgtaatgttcaggacaaacaagggactcatgaacaactatcactaaacaaaaaaaaaacacagctctgAATCATTcatgggatgtaaacttttgaaccaggtcatttttataaattcaactattattttcttgactatatgtaaaaatcctttatgcgaaatatcttattcaggtcagtgctaaataaacaataatgtgcattttgtgtgatcctgcttattttagtaaaataattaacattttgcagattctaaaaagggggtgacaacttttgacctcaactgtatgtgtgtgtcttatCATCATTGTGCTGTGTTTGTGAATGCAGGAACACCTACATCTGATTTCAAGTGTAAACCATGTCCGTCTGGAACGTTTTCAAGCCACAATAATTCTAAGCTGTGTAAACCACACACACAGTAAGATGCAAATGGAAAGAAAGACtatttacaaacacacacacacatgcatatggCTTATTCATCTTTTTTCTCTGTTAGATGTGGAAGCGGGTCAGTTTTAAAACTCGGCGACTCTACAACTGACACGCAGTGTGAGATGACGCCAGCAACAGCAGCAACAACCACAAAGGCTCCTCTTCAGAGTTCACCCAAGCATTTTCCCTCAAACGAACCGAGAAATATACTGAGCCAAACGCAGAGAACGATCACAACTACGACCGTCATCACCACATCTCTGCCTCCATCGAGCAACGCCACACCACGCACAACAGCAGAAGTCAGAGCCAGTGGGACATCTCACCCAATAGACATGTTCTACTACATTGGTAAATATGAGGCCACGTTACTAGAATTTACTTTTCAACCCATATAAAAATCCCACAGTGTTACCATGGTATCAGAATAGCATTTGCTATACAAAGGTGCAgatgccagcc
Protein-coding sequences here:
- the tnfrsf1b gene encoding tumor necrosis factor receptor superfamily member 1B isoform X1, with product MLILVSRLLFMAAVWRVAKGKTLLPYSSSGLCNNTASEYYVKDLRLCCSRCKAGTHLAVKCTSNSDTICEPCQDGHYSDKVNHFENCFSCAKCRDVKGLMYGTECSADTKAVCICKPGMFCFKTNFNQGCEECKKYRSCKPGEYVSREGTPTSDFKCKPCPSGTFSSHNNSKLCKPHTQCGSGSVLKLGDSTTDTQCEMTPATAATTTKAPLQSSPKHFPSNEPRNILSQTQRTITTTTVITTSLPPSSNATPRTTAEVRASGTSHPIDMFYYIGIGVIVLVLLILAVTVTCLLRKRRAGLQKVPITDVVKVEQDPSVSSTPDHQRLLPNEKDQKEPSMTSSDSQSQPDSSHSSTDWLERTSQEEYIPEQPSISVHLQPQISITATFNCQLSPTTCSIPLSTSATRTPHVETPVPLSQEEVCISCQQEDGKEALRSVQESGLCAF
- the tnfrsf1b gene encoding tumor necrosis factor receptor superfamily member 1B isoform X2 — translated: MLILVSRLLFMAAVWRVAKGKTLLPYSSSGLCNNTASEYYVKDLRLCCSRCKAGTHLAVKCTSNSDTICEPCQDGHYSDKVNHFENCFSCAKCRDVKGLMYGTECSADTKAVCICKPGMFCFKTNFNQGCEECKKYRSCKPGEYVSREGTPTSDFKCKPCPSGTFSSHNNSKLCKPHTQCGSGSVLKLGDSTTDTQCEMTPATAATTTKAPLQSSPKHFPSNEPRNILSQTQRTITTTTVITTSLPPSSNATPRTTAEVRASGTSHPIDMFYYIGIGVIVLVLLILAVTVTCLLRKRRGLQKVPITDVVKVEQDPSVSSTPDHQRLLPNEKDQKEPSMTSSDSQSQPDSSHSSTDWLERTSQEEYIPEQPSISVHLQPQISITATFNCQLSPTTCSIPLSTSATRTPHVETPVPLSQEEVCISCQQEDGKEALRSVQESGLCAF